The nucleotide window CGTCGTACGTCAGCAGTGCCACCGACTTCGTCGCCGGGACCTCGACGAGCGAGACGGTCGCCTCCGTCACGGTCGCGAGCGTCCCCTCGCTGCCGGCCATCAGGCGGCCGAGGTTGACGACCCCTTCCTCGCCGTACTCGCCGCGGTACTCCGCGAGCAGGCGGTCGAGGTTGTAGCCGGAGACGTTCCGTTTCAGTTCGGGGTACCGCTCGTCGATCCGGTCCGCCTCCTCGTCGAGGATCCGAACGATCTCCGCGTGAATCCGCGGCAGGAGGTCGTCGGCGTCCGGGTCCGCCGACTCCCGTAACTCTTCGACCGCGACCTCGCCGAACGTCGTCGCGGTGCCGTCGGCGAGGACGGCCTCGACCTCCTCGACGTAGTGGTCCGTCTTCCCGTACTTCAGCGAGTGGGAGCCGGTGGAGTTGTTCCCGATCGCGCCGCCGAGCGCGGACTTGTCGCGCCACGCGGGGTCCGGAGCGAACTTCAGGCCGTCCGCCTCGACCGCGGCGTTGAGGTCGCCGACGTACGCGCCCGCCTGCGCTCGGGCGGTCCTCGCGTCCGGGTCGGTCTCGATCACCGCGTCCATCTCGCCGGTGAGGTCGAGGACGACCGCCTCGTTGACGGTCTGGCCCGCCAGCGAGGTGCCGCCGCCGCGGGGGAGGACGGGGATCCCCTCGCCGAAGCAGTACTCGTGGACGGCCGCGACGTCCGCGGTCGACTCCGGGATCACGACGCCGATCGGGGTGACCTCGTACGCAGAGGCGTCGGTCGCGTACAGCCGCTTCGAGTAGTCGTCGAAGCGCACGTCCCCGTCGACGCGGCGGTCGAGCGCGTCGACGAGGTCCGGCCGCTCCACGTCGCCGCCGGCGTAGTCGAAATTCCCGCCGTCCGTCGGGTCCGGCGTGTTGGTCGCCATGCGAGTCTCTCACGGTCGAGCGATGAAAAAGGCACCTCCGATCCCGCCGCAACATCCAACACGGAGGCTGCCGAACCGATCCCCATGTCAACTACCGACACGTCGACGTTCACGGGGCGACTCGACGACTTCGGGGTCACCGTCTCCGAGGGGTCGGCGGGGGAGTGCGCGTCGCTGATCGACGACGCCGCGGGCGAGCCGGCGGTCGGGGTGCCGCTGGGGAGGTCTGGACCGGACGCGCTCGCCGATTCGGCGGCGTCGCTGCCGGAGCGCGTCGCGACCGACCCGACGACCGCCGACCTGCGCGCCGCGCACACGGGCGTCACCGCGGCGTCGCTCGGGATCGCCAGCTACGGGAGCGTCGCGATCGAGGCCGACGCCGACGGGACGGAGCCGGTGAGCCTCTTCGTCGACCGCCACGTCGTCGTCCTCCGCGAGACCGACCTCGTGCCCGGCGTCCCCGACGCCTTCGCGTGGCTCGGCCCGCGGGCCCGCGACGAGTCGGTCGACGTGGTGTTCGCGACCGGGCCGAGCGCGACCGCGGACATGGGCGGGCTCGTCCACGGCGCGCACGGCCCGAAGGAGGTCCACGTGGTCCTGATACGCGAGGACGACGCGGACGGCGACTCGCTCGGGGCGACCGACGGGGCGGGGGTGGGGAAATGAGCAGCGACGCCGACGCCGCAACCGACGCGTCGACCGGACCGAAGCGGGAGACGAAGGCCGAGCGGATCCGCGAGCTACTGGCGACCGAGGGCGACGCCGTGGCGGCGAACACCCGCGGGTTCA belongs to Halorubrum sp. DM2 and includes:
- a CDS encoding LUD domain-containing protein — protein: MSTTDTSTFTGRLDDFGVTVSEGSAGECASLIDDAAGEPAVGVPLGRSGPDALADSAASLPERVATDPTTADLRAAHTGVTAASLGIASYGSVAIEADADGTEPVSLFVDRHVVVLRETDLVPGVPDAFAWLGPRARDESVDVVFATGPSATADMGGLVHGAHGPKEVHVVLIREDDADGDSLGATDGAGVGK